Part of the Mycolicibacterium mengxianglii genome is shown below.
GTCAGCGACGCATCGAGGTCCAGCCCGCCTTGTTCCAGGGTGCGGACCACATCGATGAGTTCATCCCGGCACTCCTCATAGCCGAGCGCACTAATGGGATTCGTATCTTTACTCTTCGTATCCTTACTCATTGGACGCTCCTTCGTCATTGGCCGGGCCGGCACTCACCGCCGCGACCGCGCCGTCCGCCACCCGGATCCGCAGCTGTGCGCCTGCGGGTGCATCCGCCACCGAGCGGAGCACATGTGCCTGCACCTGGACCACGGCGTACCCGCGGGCCAACGTCGCCGCCGGGCCCAGGGTGGCCAGGCGGGCCGCCAGATGGCTCACCCGGTCGGACTCGGCGCTGATGAGACGGGTGACGTCGCGGCGCAACGCGGCCCGTGTCCGCTCTACCTCGTGGCCGCGGTCGGTGATCGCGCGCAGCGGGTCGGCCAACGCGGGCCGGCTGCGAAGTTGCGCGATGTGGCGCTCCTCCCGGTGCACCCAGTTGCGCAGGGCCTGGGCGCTGCGGCGGCGTAGGTCGGCGACAAGTGCCTGTTCGGCGGCGGTGTCCGGGACGATCCGCTTCGCCGCGTCGGTGGGAGTGGCGGCCCGCAGGTCCGCCACCAGATCGCACAGCGGGTTGTCCGGTTCGTGGCCCACCGCGCTGACCACCGGCGTCGTACACGCGGCTATCTCCCGGCACAGCGTCTCATCGGAGAACGGCAGCAGATCTTCCACGCTGCCGCCGCCACGGGCCAGGACGATCACGTCGACGTCCGGGTCACGGTCGAGTTCGCGCAGGGCCTCGACGATCTGGGCGACGGCGGTCGGGCCCTGAACCGCGGTATTGCGGATCGCGAACCGTACGGCCGGCCATCGATTGGTCGCCACGGCGACCACATCGTGTTCGGCGGCACTCGCGCGCCCGGTGATCAGGCCGATCTGCGACGGCAGGAACGGCAGCGGCCGTTTCAGTCGGGGATCGAAGAGACCCTCGGCGTCCAACAGCCGACGCAACCGTTCGATGCGGGCCAACAGTTCGCCCACACCGACCGCGCGAATAGCGCTGACCCGCAACGAGAACGAGCCGCGGCCGGTGAAGAAGGTGGGCTTGCCGAACACGATCACCTGGGTGCCCTCGGCGAGTTTCACCGGCGCGTTCGCCACCAGGTCCCGTGAGCAGGTCACGGTGAGCGACATGTCGGCGGCCGGGTCGCGCAACACGATGAACACGGTGTTGGACCCCGGGCGCATGGTCAGCTGGGCGATCTGGCCTTCGACCCAGACCGAGCCCAGTTTGTCGATCCAGCCCGCTACCCGGATGCTGACCGCGCGGACGGGGTAGGGGTTCTCCGGTGACTGCCCCGCGTCACTCACTTGGCTGACGCGCGGGTGATCCTGTTGGCCAGCAGGGTCTGGAAGGGCGCGCGGGCCTTGGTGGACTCCTCGTAGGCGAGCAGCGCCTCGAGATCCTCCACCGACAGCGACTGCAACCGGGCCCGCAGCTGGGCCAGCGTCAGGGCGGTGTAGTCGATGTCGGCGACCACCGCGGGCGCGCCGGGCGCCGGTTCGGGTTCGGTGACCGGTGGCGGCTGCACGGGCGGCTCGTCGTCCTCGCCGATCGAGTAGAGGGCAAAGCGGCCGTCGGTGCGGCGTTCGCCACCCGGTTCGGGGGTCGTGTCGGTGACCTCGTCGTCGAACGTCGCCCACTCGGGCTGCTCATCCTTGGGCGGAAAGAAGGTCCCCAGGGTCTCGTCGCCTTTGTTGACCAGGTCGGCGACGTCCTGTTGCACCTTCATCACCAGGTGTGCCACCTGGCTGACCAGCGTCATCGGGTAGGTCAGGATGGTCTGCGGCAGTTTCATGGTCTCTTCGACGGCCGTGGCCGCCACGCCCACCATCAGCCGAACCCCGTACGGTGCAGTCGCCATGGCAGCAAGACTACGTTCCGGCCGCGAAGTGGCCGGGTAACACCGCGGGAAAGTACCCTGGCAGCATGCCGCCAACTGTCAACATGGGGATTCCCGGTGCCGCCATCTCGGTGACTGCACCTGTCAGCGGCAAGCGGGTCCTACTCGCCGAGCCTCGCGGCTACTGCGCAGGGGTGGACCGCGCCGTCGAGACCGTGGAACGCGCCCTCGAAAAACACGGGGCCCCGGTGTACGTGCGCCACGAGATCGTGCACAACCGCTACGTCGTGGACACGCTGGCCAAAGCCGGGGCGATCTTCGTCGAGCAGACCGATGAGGTGCCCGAAGGCGCCATCGTGGTGTTCTCTGCCCACGGTGTGGCACCGACGGTCCACGTGGAGGCCGCCGCGCGCAACCTGAAGACCATCGACGCGACCTGCCCGCTGGTCACCAAGGTGCACAACGAGGCCAAGCGCTTCGCCCGCGACGACTACGACATCCTGCTCGTCGGGCACGAGGGTCACGAAGAGGTGGTCGGCACCGCCGGCGAGGCGCCCGAGCACGTACAGGTCGTCGACAGCCCGGCCTCGGTGGACAACGTCGTCGTGCGCGACGAGAACAAGGTGATCTGGCTGTCTCAGACCACGCTGAGCGTTGACGAGACCATGGAGACGGTGAAGCGGCTGCGGGAGAAGTTTCCCAAGCTGCAGGATCCGCCGAGCGACGACATCTGTTACGCCACGCAGAACCGCCAGGTGGCGGTCAAGGCGATGGCGCCCGAATGTGAGCTCGTCATCGTGGTCGGGTCGAAGAACTCGTCGAATTCGGTGCGGCTGGTCGAAGTGGCGCTCGGCGCCGGTTCGGATGCGTCCTACCTGGTCGACTACGCCGAGGACATCGACCCGGCCTGGTTGAACGGCGTCACCACCGTGGGTGTGACCTCCGGAGCGTCAGTGCCGGAGATCCTGGTGCGTGGCGTGCTCGACCGGCTCGCCGACTTCGGTTACGACAGCGTGCAACCGGTCACCACCGCCAACGAGACCCTGGTGTTCGCGTTGCCGCGGGAGATCCGGCCGCCCCGCCGCGTCGCCAACTAGCGCCCACTCAGGCGTCGTAACGCCAGCGATCTGAATCCAGGCTGTGCCGGGAACGGGGCCGGGTGCGGTACTCCACCCGGTCGTCGTCGCCGCCTTCGTCGGGGGTGCCGCGGTAACGCACCCGGGACACCGGATGGTGGCTGCTGGTACCCGTGCCAGTGCCCGTGCCCGCCGCGGGCCGCCGTGGACGCAGCGGTGCGTCGAACGCCTCAGCCGGATCGTAGGAGTCATAACGGTTCGGGCGACGACGCGGCCGCTCGTACGGATCGAGCGGCTCCCGGTCCCTGGGGTCCCGCTCACGGGGCCGGTACTCGCGGCCTGAACCGCGCGCGCCAGGCTCGCGCGGTTGGTCGCGAGTGGGGCGCGGCCGCCGCCGTGGCGGGGCTTCGGGATCCTCGTTCAGATCCGGGCGTGCCGGACGGCGCCGACGAGGCGACTCGGCGTCCAGGTCGTCGATCGGCGGGCGGGCATGGCGGGACCGGGGCGGATTCTTCGACCTGCCCTTGGTGCTGCTGGTGCTGGTGCGGCGGGTGCTCCCGCGTCGCGCACCGGCGGCGTTGCCGTGTTTGCGTGGCTGCTGCGCGCCGTCATCGTCGGCGAGGTCGTCGGCATCGGTGCCGTTGACCAAGGCAGACAGCTTGGCCCGGACCCCCGACTTCGCCGGCGCCTTGATCTCGTCGTCGCCGGTCTCTTCGACGGCAGTAATGGTGCCGGCTCCGAAATACCAGCGCGCTGCGCCGATCAGCAAGACCACCACCGAGGTGGTGAACATCAGCACGAACCGCTCGATCAACGGATAGCCGCAGTTGATCAGGATGTCCTTGAGCCCGTCGATGTCGGACTGGTGGAACAGGAAGTATGCACCGGGGACCGCGACGAACAGGATCAGCGGCGGCTGTACGACCGCGGTGAACACCCCGTTCTGCCGCACGGCGAGTACGGCCGCCACGCAACCGAGAAAGTACAAGGCGGCGAAGACCGAACTGAGTTCCTTGTCACCCGATCCGGCGTCAAAAGCGAACCCGATCGTGGTCGAGGTGACGGCGATGACGACGGCACCCCACCACGGCACACCAGGGATATTCGGGTGAGCCGAGCGGTGGGTGGCCGCCGTGTACGACCGGGCGGGCTGCTCTGACACACGTCGACCGTACCGGCTTGAGCTCCGAGAGGACTGCCTGCGGGCGTCTGCTCCGCATGTCGCGGCTCTAGACTCTGGATATTGTGAGCTTGAACCTGGGAATTGTGGGCCTGCCGAACGTGGGGAAGTCCACGCTATTCAACGCGCTGACGCGTAACGACGTGCTTGCCGCGAACTATCCGTTCGCGACCATCGAGCCCAATGAGGGCGTGGTTCCGTTGCCGGATCCACGACTCGATGAGCTGGCCAAGATCTTCGGCTCCGAGAAGATAGTGCCCGCGCCGGTGACCTTCGTGGATATCGCCGGAATCGTGAAGGGCGCCTCGGAGGGGGCCGGGCTCGGCAACAAGTTCCTGGCGAACATCCGAGAATGCGACGCGATCTGCCAGGTGGTACGCGTGTTCTCCGATGACGATGTGGTGCACGTCGACGGCAGGGTGGATCCCAAGTCCGATATCGAGATCATCGACACCGAGCTGATCCTCGCCGATATGCAAACGCTGGAGAAAGCGGTGCCGCGGCTGGAGAAGGAGGCTCGCAACAACAAGGAGCGGCGTCCGCTGTACGAGGCCGCGGTGGCCGCTCAGGAAGTGCTCAACGAAGGCCGCACGCTGTTCTCGGCCGGCACCGATGCGACGCTGCTGCGCGAGCTCAACCTGCTGACCGTCAAGCCGTTCCTGTACGTGTTCAACGCCGACGAGTCCGTTCTCACCGACGAGGCCAAGAAGGCCGAGCTGCGCGAGCTGGTGGCACCGGCCGACGCGGTGTTCCTGGACGCCAAGATCGAGTCGGAACTGATCGAACTCGACGACGAGTCGGCCGCCGAACTGCTCGAGTCCATCGGCCAGAGCGAACGTGGCCTGGATGCATTGGCGCGGGCGGGTTTTCACACCCTCAAGCTGCAGACCTACTTGACGGCCGGGCCGAAGGAGGCCCGCGCCTGGACGATCCACCAGGGTGATACCGCGCCCAAGGCGGCCGGGGTGATTCACACCGACTTCGAGAAGGGCTTCATCAAGGCCGAGATCGTGTCCTACGACGATCTGGTGGAAGCCGGGTCGATGGCCGCAGCCAAGGCCGCAGGCAAGGTGCGCATCGAGGGCAAGGACTACGTGATGGCCGACGGCGACGTGGTGGAGTTCCGCTTCAACGTGTAATGGAAGCGGTGGTAGCGACCATCCGCGAAGCGTCATCAAGTGATGACGCTTTGCGAACGTGTGGGTCCGCAGGCAACGGGCCCCGGTAGATCCCCGGCGTTGTCGGTGGGGTGGCCTAGCGTCCTTGAGATGCGACGCCAGCCGCCGGGGCCGGCGCTGTGCCACTACACGGAGGTGCCATGAAGTTCGTCTCCACCCGCATCATCACTGCCGACGTCAGTCAGCTCGTCGGCTTCTACGAGCTGGTCACCGGAATCGCCGCAGTGTGGGGCAACGAGTTGTTCGCTGAAATTCCTACGCCGGCTGGCACGTTGGCCATTGGAAGCGACAAGACCGTGCCGCTGTTCGGGGCGGGCTCTGCCGAGCCGGCAGCCAACCGCAGCGCGATTCTGGAGTTCATCGTTGAGGACGTGGACGCCGAGTATGACCGGCTGCGTGACCACGTGGCCGACATCGTGACGGAGCCGACGACGATGCCGTGGGGCAACCGGGCGCTGATGTTCCGAGACCCCGATGGCAATCTCGTCAACCTGTTCACGCCGGTCACCGAGGAGGCCCGGGCCAAGTTCGCGGTGGGTTGACGCCGCACCGGTTACGGATTGGAAACCGAAATCTCTTTCCCCAGTTCGTAACCCGGTGCCAGTGGAAGTTCGTCACCACTCCAGAACGAGCCGGGGTCGAAGTAGTTCTCCCGCTTCTCGGTGTTGATCAGGCCCATCTCCTCGTAGGTGATCGCGACGGTCTCTGCGCAGTAGGCGTTCTCCAGGCGTTGTCGCCGGGTCTGCTTGCTGCGTTCGGCTGTTTGACGAACCTTGCTGTGCACCAACGGGATTCCGCGTGTCCAGTCGCTGACGGTAGGCAGCCGACCACGTAGCCACCGACCGGTCAGCCGCGCGGTGGTGGGGAACGCGGTGCCATCCATCCGGGCGACCACCCGCAGCATGGCGTCCTCCTGTGTTGTGGTGGCGGGTGGCGTCAGCTGGCGTAGCCAGCATCGCTGGCCGTACTTGCTCATCCACTGCTCTACGGCTGCCCGCAGGTCATTGAGCTGCACACCGCGGTGATGGGTGCCCGTCCACATGTCCAACAGCTTGTCGCCCAGTTCGGCGTGCCAGATCAGCGGCGGCAGGTCGTCGACGGCCACCGTCATGCCCACGTGATTGACCGGCGCGTTCGTCAGGGTCTGGATGGCGCGATCTGGCCCGGACGCCCCGCGGAAGAGCCAGAGATCGCCGGTGCGGGTCACCTCGAGGGCGCGGTCCAGGGACACGCTGTGGTTGCCGATGCTCGCGCTCACCACCGCAGCTTAGGCACACTGTCGGGGTGCGCAACGTGTGGAAGTTGGTCGGTCTGGCCGGTGTTGTCGGCGTGGCGGCCGGTGGTGTGCTGGTCACCCGTGACCAGCGTCGGCGAAACGCCTACACGCCGAACGAGATTCGAGCCCGGCTACATCAACGACTGGCGGAGGCGGAGGCCGAGCCGGGGCTGGGCGGGTAGTAGGTCGCTGTTCTCAGCTGCCTTCCAATGCTCGCAGCCACAGCTGTGTCAGCATCTCGATCAACAGTTCGGGGTCGACTGGCTTTCTGGCGTCGATCAGACCGCTGTGCACCTGGGACTCGATTCCTGCGACCACCATGTTGGCCATCAGAGCGCGGTGACGGTGGGCGACACCGAGGCGTTTGAAGTGCCAGGCCACCTCGCGCCCGATCGCTGCGTTGACGGCCTGCAACCGCTTGTGCAGGGCTTCCGAACGTGGCGCCCTGTCATAGAGCAGCCGGTGCAGTTGCGGCTCGTTGACATGCAGCCGCACATTCATCTCGATACCCGCGCGCAGTGATTCCTCCAACCCGGGCTGCTGCTCGCGCAGCCCTGCGAACACCGCCATCATCGACTCCCTGGCGCCGGCGAGGTGCCGTTCAGCCAGCGAGTACAGCAGGGCGTCCTTGTCCGGGAAGTAGTGATAAAGGGTGCCGATCGAGATGCCCGCCGCTTCGGCGACCTTGTTGGTCGTGGTGCCGGCATACCCGAGTTCCTCGAACGCCACGGCGGCGACGTCCAAGACGCGCTCGTAGGTTTCGCGGGAACGTTGCTGTCGGGGCGAGTTACGGGGTTTTACCATAGCTTTGGATTTATTCTGGCGTTTCCACAGTTGCGGCGGCACGTCGTATCGGCAAGGTACCCCAGCCGGCAATGGCTGCGCACCAACTGTCGTTTTCAACTATTTCGGTACGCCGTTGGAATCGATGGATATCGGCGAAGCCGATCAAACGCAGCGGAAATGGCGACGCCGAAACCACGATCTGGAGACGTCGATATCGTTCCCAGAACCGGGGAATGCGGCGATGTTGAGTCGTGCGGGCGGGAGTTGGCAGTCGGTTTCGGCTGCAGATCGCACCGACGGCAACATGATTCACCGGTGGGACATCCGGGGGCCCGCCCGCCCCGGCGACGGCTAGCGGGTGACGAACGCCACGACGGCCTCGCTGAAGGCGTCGTTGTCGTCACCGGCAGCGGTGTGGCCGGCGCCGGAGAGCTCGATGAACTCGGCGCGGGGCACCTTCTCCAGGAAGTCGTTGACCCCCTCGGTGCTCACCACATCGGAAAGCTTCCCGCGGATCAGCAGGATCGGTATCTGCAGGCCCATCGCCGCGGCCTCCAATTTATCGGTGCGGTCGAACGGGTCATCTGCAGGTTTGGTGAGGAACGCCGGGTCCCAATGCCAATGCCAGCGACCCTCGCGGAAGCGCAGATTCTTCTTCAACCCTTCCGGGCTGCGCGGCTTGGCGCGGTGGGGCAGGTATTCGGCCACCGCCTCGGCCGCTTCCTCCAGCGAATCGAAGCCGTGGACGTGCTTGAACATGAAGTCACGAATCCGGGCACTGCCGCTTTTCTCGAACCGCGGCACCACATCGACGAGGACCAGCTTGCTCACCTGCTGGGGCCCGCCCTGACTGGCCACCAGAATTCCGGTCAACCCGCCCATGCTCGCCCCGATGATGACCACCGGCGGGCCCACGGCCTCGATCAGAGCGTGTACATCGCCGGCCAGCGTCTCCAGGGCGTAGTCGGCGTCGGGGGAGCGGTCACTGTCGCCGTGGCCGCGGGTGTCCACGGCCACCACGTGGAACCCCTGCTCAGCCAGGATTTCGCCGGTCTTCTTCCAGGAATGCCGGTTCTGTCCACCGCCGTGCAACATCAAGATCGTCGGCGCGGTGGTGTCGGCACTGCCAGACCGGCGGGGGTTCCACTCATCGGCGACGAGCGTGATGCCGTCGACGCCGCGGAACTCGACTGTCGGTGCTGTGCTCACGGGCGTCCTCTCGAAGCGGCAGGCATCCGACGGTACGACCTGAGGTGATCCGGCCGACGACGGGGGTTCTCGGGTCGGCCCCGAGGCGTCGACCTCCGATTCGAGGGGACGGGTTGTTCAGGCTCGCAGGCGGTGTAGGTGGGCGATGGCGGCGTCGGTCACGGCGGCCGCCGCCTGGAGGTCGGCGCAGGTCATCACCTGGGCGGCTGACTCGGTGAGTATCGCGATGAGAACCCGGGTCAGCAGCGCGCCGGCCGCGGAGGCATCGATGTCCAGGTCGGAGATCCAGCTGCGAAACCAGGCCTGCATGCTGTCGCGCCGGACTCGTTCATACCCGGGGGGAACGTCATCGGCGGCCAGGATCACCGCGATGTGGCGGTGGATCCAGACGGCCTCCAGGTAGCCGCGGGCTGCGGCGTCGAACGTGGCCGGCTGCCCTGTGTCGGCGATGTGTTGCCCGACGGTGGCGGCCAACCTTTCGTGAATGGCCAGAAACAGTTCCGTCTTACCGCCGAAGTGGTGATAGATGCTGCCGATGCTGGCTCCGGAAGCGGTGACGACCTCACCGATGGTCGCTGCGGCGAAACCGTGTTCGCGGAAAACGTCGGCGGCGGCGTCGAGAATTCGCTGTTGTGTGGCGTCGGTTTTCGCCCAACGTCGGCGGTGGAGTTTGACGGGTGTCAACTCAGCTGTCCGGTTGGTAACGCCATTGGCAGTTGCCGGCGCGGTCATGAAGAAACGCTAACTCCGCACTCGGCAATTAAAAGCGTGGTTCAAAATAGCGTTTTGAAAATGTGACCATTTGTTGCCTCGATTTGTCACGCGTATTTGCATTCCGCAATTCACATTGTTGTTTGCTGGTTGAACGGACCGCGAGCTGCGGAGATCCGTCATGCCCGGGTGTGCACCCCGGCGCACGCGGTGTGCAAAGATCGCAGGCGTCACTGAGGCTGCGGCATTCACTGTCGAGGGGTCGGGTGAAATGTTGCTCGCCGCGAAATGGGTGGTGTACGTTCTCCGGGCAGCCTGTGTCATGAGTCACAGTTTTAACGCAGGAAGAGGTTCAGTGTCGGACGGAAATCAACGGCTCGCGCGTTTGATGTA
Proteins encoded:
- a CDS encoding exodeoxyribonuclease VII small subunit, with product MSKDTKSKDTNPISALGYEECRDELIDVVRTLEQGGLDLDASLTLWERGEKLAKRCEEHLAGARQRVADALASDEGDDEE
- the xseA gene encoding exodeoxyribonuclease VII large subunit; translated protein: MSDAGQSPENPYPVRAVSIRVAGWIDKLGSVWVEGQIAQLTMRPGSNTVFIVLRDPAADMSLTVTCSRDLVANAPVKLAEGTQVIVFGKPTFFTGRGSFSLRVSAIRAVGVGELLARIERLRRLLDAEGLFDPRLKRPLPFLPSQIGLITGRASAAEHDVVAVATNRWPAVRFAIRNTAVQGPTAVAQIVEALRELDRDPDVDVIVLARGGGSVEDLLPFSDETLCREIAACTTPVVSAVGHEPDNPLCDLVADLRAATPTDAAKRIVPDTAAEQALVADLRRRSAQALRNWVHREERHIAQLRSRPALADPLRAITDRGHEVERTRAALRRDVTRLISAESDRVSHLAARLATLGPAATLARGYAVVQVQAHVLRSVADAPAGAQLRIRVADGAVAAVSAGPANDEGASNE
- a CDS encoding lipid droplet-associated protein gives rise to the protein MATAPYGVRLMVGVAATAVEETMKLPQTILTYPMTLVSQVAHLVMKVQQDVADLVNKGDETLGTFFPPKDEQPEWATFDDEVTDTTPEPGGERRTDGRFALYSIGEDDEPPVQPPPVTEPEPAPGAPAVVADIDYTALTLAQLRARLQSLSVEDLEALLAYEESTKARAPFQTLLANRITRASAK
- a CDS encoding 4-hydroxy-3-methylbut-2-enyl diphosphate reductase; the protein is MPPTVNMGIPGAAISVTAPVSGKRVLLAEPRGYCAGVDRAVETVERALEKHGAPVYVRHEIVHNRYVVDTLAKAGAIFVEQTDEVPEGAIVVFSAHGVAPTVHVEAAARNLKTIDATCPLVTKVHNEAKRFARDDYDILLVGHEGHEEVVGTAGEAPEHVQVVDSPASVDNVVVRDENKVIWLSQTTLSVDETMETVKRLREKFPKLQDPPSDDICYATQNRQVAVKAMAPECELVIVVGSKNSSNSVRLVEVALGAGSDASYLVDYAEDIDPAWLNGVTTVGVTSGASVPEILVRGVLDRLADFGYDSVQPVTTANETLVFALPREIRPPRRVAN
- a CDS encoding DUF6542 domain-containing protein; its protein translation is MSEQPARSYTAATHRSAHPNIPGVPWWGAVVIAVTSTTIGFAFDAGSGDKELSSVFAALYFLGCVAAVLAVRQNGVFTAVVQPPLILFVAVPGAYFLFHQSDIDGLKDILINCGYPLIERFVLMFTTSVVVLLIGAARWYFGAGTITAVEETGDDEIKAPAKSGVRAKLSALVNGTDADDLADDDGAQQPRKHGNAAGARRGSTRRTSTSSTKGRSKNPPRSRHARPPIDDLDAESPRRRRPARPDLNEDPEAPPRRRPRPTRDQPREPGARGSGREYRPRERDPRDREPLDPYERPRRRPNRYDSYDPAEAFDAPLRPRRPAAGTGTGTGTSSHHPVSRVRYRGTPDEGGDDDRVEYRTRPRSRHSLDSDRWRYDA
- the ychF gene encoding redox-regulated ATPase YchF, translating into MSLNLGIVGLPNVGKSTLFNALTRNDVLAANYPFATIEPNEGVVPLPDPRLDELAKIFGSEKIVPAPVTFVDIAGIVKGASEGAGLGNKFLANIRECDAICQVVRVFSDDDVVHVDGRVDPKSDIEIIDTELILADMQTLEKAVPRLEKEARNNKERRPLYEAAVAAQEVLNEGRTLFSAGTDATLLRELNLLTVKPFLYVFNADESVLTDEAKKAELRELVAPADAVFLDAKIESELIELDDESAAELLESIGQSERGLDALARAGFHTLKLQTYLTAGPKEARAWTIHQGDTAPKAAGVIHTDFEKGFIKAEIVSYDDLVEAGSMAAAKAAGKVRIEGKDYVMADGDVVEFRFNV
- a CDS encoding VOC family protein → MKFVSTRIITADVSQLVGFYELVTGIAAVWGNELFAEIPTPAGTLAIGSDKTVPLFGAGSAEPAANRSAILEFIVEDVDAEYDRLRDHVADIVTEPTTMPWGNRALMFRDPDGNLVNLFTPVTEEARAKFAVG
- a CDS encoding guanylate cyclase, which gives rise to MSLDRALEVTRTGDLWLFRGASGPDRAIQTLTNAPVNHVGMTVAVDDLPPLIWHAELGDKLLDMWTGTHHRGVQLNDLRAAVEQWMSKYGQRCWLRQLTPPATTTQEDAMLRVVARMDGTAFPTTARLTGRWLRGRLPTVSDWTRGIPLVHSKVRQTAERSKQTRRQRLENAYCAETVAITYEEMGLINTEKRENYFDPGSFWSGDELPLAPGYELGKEISVSNP
- a CDS encoding TetR/AcrR family transcriptional regulator, with the translated sequence MDVAAVAFEELGYAGTTTNKVAEAAGISIGTLYHYFPDKDALLYSLAERHLAGARESMMAVFAGLREQQPGLEESLRAGIEMNVRLHVNEPQLHRLLYDRAPRSEALHKRLQAVNAAIGREVAWHFKRLGVAHRHRALMANMVVAGIESQVHSGLIDARKPVDPELLIEMLTQLWLRALEGS
- a CDS encoding alpha/beta fold hydrolase — its product is MSTAPTVEFRGVDGITLVADEWNPRRSGSADTTAPTILMLHGGGQNRHSWKKTGEILAEQGFHVVAVDTRGHGDSDRSPDADYALETLAGDVHALIEAVGPPVVIIGASMGGLTGILVASQGGPQQVSKLVLVDVVPRFEKSGSARIRDFMFKHVHGFDSLEEAAEAVAEYLPHRAKPRSPEGLKKNLRFREGRWHWHWDPAFLTKPADDPFDRTDKLEAAAMGLQIPILLIRGKLSDVVSTEGVNDFLEKVPRAEFIELSGAGHTAAGDDNDAFSEAVVAFVTR
- a CDS encoding TetR/AcrR family transcriptional regulator, with the protein product MTAPATANGVTNRTAELTPVKLHRRRWAKTDATQQRILDAAADVFREHGFAAATIGEVVTASGASIGSIYHHFGGKTELFLAIHERLAATVGQHIADTGQPATFDAAARGYLEAVWIHRHIAVILAADDVPPGYERVRRDSMQAWFRSWISDLDIDASAAGALLTRVLIAILTESAAQVMTCADLQAAAAVTDAAIAHLHRLRA